From Acidobacteriota bacterium, one genomic window encodes:
- a CDS encoding (2Fe-2S)-binding protein codes for MSETIRIKIDGKDITTFSGRNLVDVAKENGIFIPTLCYFRDIHPLGTCRICTVKLNGRHTTGCTTKVADGMEFEINTPELLDNRKAIIEMLYAEGNHFCPSCEKSGKCDMQNLGYDMGITVTRYPHVFSNKIVDFNPKRMIMETNRCILCRRCVEEVKTVDGNDVFSFVNRGVKTVVKIDYEQEAKLTESEAMRAMNLCPVGAILVKGMIHKEPFGEAKYDLLGKAVKPKSNGKALKRDDGGKFIIATTSLAGCFGCHMSILDADTELLDMLEIVEFNKSPLTDIKNFSKRCHIGLVEGGCSNSENVHILREFRKRCDILISLGECAIMGGIPAMRNFVPLQECLEEAYLNSPTTELGANIIPAHEDIPKMLNNVYPCNEIVKIDHYIPGCPPSAQHIWKVVKSLLLGEEFSIAHDEFKYD; via the coding sequence ATGAGTGAAACGATCAGGATCAAGATCGACGGAAAAGACATCACGACGTTCAGCGGCCGAAATCTGGTAGACGTCGCGAAAGAGAACGGCATCTTTATCCCGACGCTTTGTTATTTCCGCGATATTCATCCGCTCGGAACGTGCCGTATCTGTACCGTGAAACTGAACGGCCGCCACACGACGGGCTGCACGACAAAGGTCGCGGACGGGATGGAGTTCGAGATAAACACGCCGGAACTCCTCGACAACCGCAAAGCGATCATCGAGATGCTCTACGCCGAAGGGAACCACTTCTGCCCGTCCTGCGAAAAGAGCGGCAAATGCGATATGCAGAATCTCGGATACGATATGGGCATCACGGTCACCCGCTATCCGCACGTCTTCAGCAACAAGATCGTCGATTTCAATCCGAAACGGATGATAATGGAGACGAATCGCTGCATTCTTTGCCGGCGATGCGTCGAAGAGGTCAAAACGGTTGACGGCAACGATGTCTTCTCCTTCGTCAATCGCGGTGTAAAGACGGTCGTCAAGATCGACTACGAGCAGGAAGCAAAGCTCACGGAAAGCGAGGCGATGCGGGCTATGAATCTCTGCCCGGTCGGCGCGATCCTCGTCAAGGGGATGATCCATAAGGAGCCTTTCGGCGAGGCGAAATACGATCTGCTCGGCAAGGCGGTTAAACCGAAATCCAACGGAAAGGCGCTAAAGAGGGACGACGGCGGCAAGTTCATCATCGCGACAACGTCGTTGGCGGGTTGTTTCGGGTGCCATATGTCGATACTCGACGCCGACACCGAACTGCTCGATATGCTCGAGATCGTCGAATTCAACAAGTCGCCGTTGACCGACATTAAGAACTTCTCCAAACGCTGTCATATCGGCTTGGTCGAGGGCGGCTGCTCGAATTCGGAGAATGTCCATATTCTTCGAGAATTCCGAAAGCGTTGCGACATCCTGATCAGTCTCGGCGAGTGTGCGATTATGGGCGGCATTCCGGCGATGCGGAACTTCGTCCCGCTCCAGGAATGTCTCGAGGAAGCATATCTCAACAGTCCGACGACCGAACTCGGCGCGAATATCATTCCCGCTCACGAGGATATTCCGAAAATGCTCAACAACGTCTATCCGTGCAACGAGATCGTCAAGATCGATCATTACATTCCAGGTTGTCCGCCGAGCGCGCAGCATATCTGGAAAGTGGTCAAAAGCCTTTTGCTTGGCGAGGAATTCTCGATCGCGCACGACGAGTTCAAGTACGACTGA
- a CDS encoding NAD(P)H-dependent oxidoreductase subunit E: MQETSTLDRSRLMSVLWDIQKKKRCIEPEDISKIAQAFDMSKIELEGIISFFHFYHLTDVGKHTVYLNNSIVSELEGRDDVRKAFEEAVGVRFGNVTADKMFGLFETACIGLSDQEPSCLINLKPFTNLTRQKVFDIVEQLRAGKPPSSICDTPRSVIRYTPSPERTVFFKSYPRFSALEHLKRHTPDEIIEILKQSKLAGYGGAFFPAGLKWQLCRQNPGDTKYIICNADEGEPGTFKDRVLLEEHPELMIEGMIFAAYAIGARHGAIYLRAEYSHLQKKLESLLEIYRKDGFLGSGISAREPFDFDIYVHLGAGAYVCGEETALIHSMEGKRGEPGTKEYFPVQKGFKGKPTVVNNVETLCAVPRIFEMGVENWLKLGTEKTPGTKVLSVSGDCSKKGIYEIEWGMNFGEFLKLAGAEEARMVQLSGPSGDCYSITQSAADAAPVADLRPEARLCGEDIRCGGSVMIFNRDRDILHILKSFSDFFVAESCGICVPCRTGNFLLNRRLQKLINGHGERRDLNDVIAWSRIIRTTSRCGLGQMSNNTLLQAVEKFPEVFDKALAENADFSRAFKLDEATAEYDRIIQEVNASYE, translated from the coding sequence ATGCAGGAGACATCGACACTTGACCGCAGCCGGCTGATGAGCGTCCTTTGGGACATTCAGAAGAAGAAACGATGCATCGAGCCTGAAGATATTTCGAAGATCGCGCAAGCGTTCGATATGTCGAAGATCGAATTGGAAGGCATCATCAGTTTCTTTCATTTCTACCATCTCACCGATGTCGGAAAACACACCGTTTATCTCAACAACTCGATAGTTTCCGAATTGGAAGGCCGGGACGACGTCCGAAAGGCGTTCGAGGAAGCGGTCGGGGTTCGCTTCGGAAACGTCACCGCCGACAAGATGTTCGGGTTGTTCGAGACGGCCTGCATCGGTCTCAGCGATCAGGAGCCGTCGTGCCTCATAAACCTTAAACCATTCACGAACCTGACGCGGCAGAAGGTCTTCGATATCGTTGAACAACTAAGGGCCGGAAAGCCGCCTTCGTCGATTTGCGACACTCCGCGGAGCGTCATTCGATACACGCCTTCGCCCGAGCGAACGGTGTTTTTCAAGTCGTACCCCCGGTTTTCGGCGCTTGAGCATCTGAAACGGCACACCCCCGATGAGATCATCGAGATCCTCAAACAGTCGAAACTTGCCGGCTACGGCGGAGCCTTCTTTCCCGCTGGACTCAAATGGCAGCTCTGCCGGCAAAATCCCGGGGATACGAAATACATCATTTGCAACGCCGACGAGGGCGAACCCGGCACGTTCAAGGATCGCGTGCTTTTGGAAGAGCATCCCGAACTGATGATCGAAGGGATGATCTTCGCCGCCTACGCGATCGGCGCGCGCCACGGCGCGATCTATCTACGGGCTGAATACTCCCATCTTCAGAAGAAACTTGAATCGCTTCTCGAGATCTATCGGAAGGATGGTTTTCTCGGTTCGGGAATTTCCGCGCGCGAGCCTTTTGATTTCGATATTTATGTTCATTTGGGGGCCGGAGCGTACGTTTGCGGCGAAGAGACGGCACTCATTCACTCGATGGAAGGAAAGCGGGGCGAGCCCGGCACAAAAGAGTATTTTCCCGTTCAAAAGGGTTTCAAAGGCAAGCCGACGGTCGTCAACAATGTCGAAACGCTCTGCGCCGTTCCGCGGATATTCGAGATGGGAGTCGAGAACTGGCTCAAGCTCGGAACTGAAAAGACTCCCGGCACGAAGGTTCTGAGTGTTTCGGGAGACTGTTCCAAAAAAGGCATTTACGAGATTGAATGGGGAATGAACTTCGGCGAGTTTCTGAAATTGGCGGGCGCCGAAGAGGCGCGAATGGTTCAGCTCAGCGGGCCTTCGGGCGATTGCTATTCGATCACTCAATCCGCCGCCGACGCGGCGCCGGTTGCCGATCTGCGCCCCGAAGCGAGGCTGTGCGGCGAAGACATACGATGCGGCGGATCGGTGATGATCTTCAATCGGGACCGCGATATTCTGCACATTCTGAAGTCGTTTTCAGACTTTTTCGTTGCCGAATCCTGCGGTATCTGCGTGCCCTGCCGGACGGGGAATTTCCTGCTCAACAGGAGGCTCCAGAAACTCATTAACGGACACGGCGAACGCCGCGATCTCAACGATGTTATTGCCTGGAGCCGTATCATTCGGACTACCAGCCGCTGCGGACTCGGCCAGATGTCGAACAATACGCTTCTGCAGGCAGTTGAAAAATTCCCGGAAGTATTCGACAAAGCCCTCGCGGAGAATGCCGATTTCAGCCGGGCTTTCAAACTCGACGAAGCGACCGCGGAGTACGACCGGATCATTCAGGAGGTGAACGCCAGTTATGAGTGA
- the nikR gene encoding nickel-responsive transcriptional regulator NikR: MSELVRFGVSIDQDLLENFDRMIAARRYATRSEALRDLIRDALIQQKLQNDMAIKALGSLTLVYDHHARNLGQEMAEIQHEFHSIILSVMHLHVSHDDCLEIIALQGIVSEIVALANQLLSLKGIKNGKLFLTLPSSGIVD; this comes from the coding sequence GTGAGTGAACTCGTACGCTTTGGCGTCAGCATAGACCAGGACCTGTTGGAGAATTTCGACCGTATGATCGCCGCTCGCCGGTATGCAACGCGGTCGGAGGCACTCCGCGATCTGATCCGTGACGCGCTGATCCAGCAGAAGCTGCAAAACGACATGGCGATAAAAGCACTCGGGAGTCTGACGCTTGTTTACGATCATCACGCGCGTAACCTCGGGCAGGAAATGGCCGAAATCCAACACGAGTTTCATTCGATCATCTTATCCGTAATGCATCTGCACGTCAGTCACGACGACTGTTTGGAGATCATCGCCCTGCAGGGAATCGTGAGCGAGATCGTCGCGCTCGCGAATCAACTCCTGAGCTTGAAAGGGATCAAAAACGGGAAGCTCTTCTTAACCCTGCCATCGTCGGGAATTGTCGATTGA